The following proteins are encoded in a genomic region of Triticum dicoccoides isolate Atlit2015 ecotype Zavitan chromosome 1B, WEW_v2.0, whole genome shotgun sequence:
- the LOC119345891 gene encoding solute carrier family 35 member F2-like, translated as METKAKDAWGLLLVLFLGQLVAFTMAAASFASSFLANLGVNTPLTQSFFAYLLLTLIYVPILLHRRQKPRIPWYWYLALAFVDVQGNYLVVKAYQYSSITSVTLLDCWTVVWVIILTWYVLGTRYSFWQFVGAGTCVAGLGLVLLSDAKSPDEQDPGQMPLLGDALVIAGTVCFAFSNVAEEYCVKKNDRVELIAMLGLFGLFVSAIQIFIFERKSLEAVAWSPTMISLFAGFAIALLVFYTLTPFVLKMSGSTLFNLSLLTSDMWAVAIRLLFYQQQINWLYYVAFTVVAIGLIVYSLNESSLADGGATGTEVAPHYQQLPSEDGSTSGSNLDSQEKKQLEGAHGIC; from the exons AtggagaccaaggccaaggacgcatGGGGCCTGCTGCTGGTGCTCTTCCTCGGCCAGCTCGTGGCCTTCACCATGGCCGCCGCCAGCTTCGCCTCCTCGTTCCTCGCCAATCTTG GAGTTAACACACCACTCACACAATCCTTCTTCGCCTACCTCCTGTTGACTCTGATTTATGTGCCGATCCTCTTGCATCGACGACAGAAACCACGG ATACCTTGGTACTGGTACTTGGCGCTGGCCTTCGTCGATGTCCAGGGGAACTATCTGG TTGTCAAGGCGTACCAGTACTCGTCCATCACCAGCGTAACGTTGTTGGACTGCTGGACCGTCGTATGGGTCATCATACTCACCTGGTATGTGCTAGGCACAAGATATTCTTTCTGGCAATTTGTGGGGGCAGGGACCTGCGTGGCAGGGCTAGGTCTTGTGCTCCTTTCAGATGCAAAATCTCCAGATGAGCAAG ATCCGGGTCAAATGCCACTTCTAGGGGATGCCCTTGTTATTGCCGGGACAGTTTGTTTTGCATTTAGCAATGTTGCAGAG GAATACTGCGTCAAGAAGAACGATCGCGTAGAGCTTATCGCGATGCTTGGACTATTTGGCCTGTTTGTCAGTGCAATTCAGAT ATTCATATTCGAAAGGAAGAGCCTAGAAGCAGTTGCCTGGTCTCCAACAATG atAAGTTTGTTCGCAGGATTTGCCATTGCATTACTAGTGTTCTACACCCTTACTCCTTTTGTCCTTAAG ATGAGTGGATCAACATTGTTTAATCTCTCACTCTTAACATCTGACATGTGGGCAGTCGCCATTCGACTACTGTTCTATCAACAACAG ATAAACTGGCTGTACTACGTAGCATTCACGGTTGTGGCCATTGGATTAATCGTCTACTCGCTGAA TGAGAGTTCTTTAGCCGATGGAGGAGCTACAGGTACAGAAGTTGCACCTCACTATCAACAACTTCCAAGCGAGGATGGCTCAACAAGTGGTTCTAATTTGGACAGCCAAGAAAAGAAGCAACTGGAAGGAGCTCATGGTATCTGTTAG